Proteins encoded by one window of Coregonus clupeaformis isolate EN_2021a unplaced genomic scaffold, ASM2061545v1 scaf0492, whole genome shotgun sequence:
- the LOC121587454 gene encoding nuclear factor 7, ovary isoform X4 gives MVTGKEVNLAAETKNLVEGAENTVPKPTEQMVTGKEVNLAGAENTEPKPTEQMVTGKEVNLAGAENTVPKPTEQMASGKEVNLAGAENTEPKPTEQMVTGKEVNLAAETKNLVEGAENTVPKPTEQMASGKEVNLAGAENTVPKPTEQMASGKEVNLAGAENTVPKPTEQMASGKEVNLAGAENTVPKPTEQMAAGKEVNLAGAENTVPKPTKQMAAGKEVNLADWHQVKGFKVPSENIILDIKTVHPAIRISKGKRAIYVKEKDTENPSMRMHLHVFCVESFSSGQHYWEVRVKEQKVQKLSWYVGVARENVKRRSIVPLTPQNGFWILSYDKEKGFHVNTDPQTPITVAEITIVGVFLDCDRHTLSFYNVDTESLLYTFTDVTTSNYFPVFSPGQRDKTPMRILE, from the exons ATGGTCACTGGAAAAGAAGTTAATCTGGCAG CAGAGACAAAAAACCTAGTTGAAG GGGCAGAAAACACAGTGCCGAAACCTACCGAACAGATGGTCACTGGAAAAGAAGTTAATCTGGCAG GGGCAGAAAACACAGAGCCGAAACCTACCGAACAGATGGTCACTGGAAAAGAAGTTAATCTGGCAG GGGCAGAAAACACAGTGCCGAAACCTACCGAACAGATGGCCTCTGGAAAAGAAGTTAATCTGGCAG GGGCAGAAAACACAGAGCCGAAACCTACCGAACAGATGGTCACTGGAAAAGAAGTTAATCTGGCAG CAGAGACAAAAAACCTAGTTGAAG GGGCAGAAAACACAGTGCCGAAACCTACCGAACAGATGGCCTCTGGAAAAGAAGTTAATCTGGCAG GGGCAGAAAACACAGTGCCGAAACCTACCGAACAGATGGCCTCTGGAAAAGAAGTTAATCTGGCAG GGGCAGAAAACACAGTGCCGAAACCTACCGAACAGATGGCCTCTGGAAAAGAAGTTAATCTGGCAG GGGCAGAAAACACAGTGCCGAAACCTACCGAACAGATGGCTGCTGGAAAAGAAGTTAATCTGGCAG GGGCAGAAAACACAGTGCCAAAACCTACCAAACAGATGGCCGCTGGAAAAGAAGTTAATCTGGCAG ATTGGCACCAGGTGAAAGGATTCAAAG TTCCATCAGAGAACATCATTCTGGATATAAAGACTGTGCACCCTGCTATTAGAATCAGTAAAGGAAAGCGGGCTATTTACGTAAAAGAAAAAGATACAGAAAACCCCTCTATGAGAATGCATCTCCATGTATTTTGTGTAGAGAGTTTCAGTTCAGGACAACACTATTGGGAAGTGAGGGTAAAGGAACAAAAAGTCCAAAAACTGTCATGGTATGTTGGTGTGGCCAGAGAAAATGTTAAGAGAAGATCTATTGTTCCTTTAACTCCACAGAATGGATTTTGGATTCTTTCTTATGATAAAGAAAAGGGTTTCCATGTCAATACTGACCCTCAAACACCGATAACTGTGGCAGAGATCACTATAGTGGGAGTGTTTCTAGACTGTGACAGACACACTCTGTCTTTTTATAATGTTGATACAGAGTCACTTCTCTACACATTTACTGATGTGACGACATCAAACTACTTTCCTGTGTTCAGCCCAGGACAACGTGACAAAACCCCAATGAGAATATTGGAATGA
- the LOC121587454 gene encoding butyrophilin subfamily 1 member A1 isoform X3: MVTGKEVNLAAETKNLVEGAENTVPKPTEQMVTGKEVNLAGAENTEPKPTEQMVTGKEVNLAGAENTVPKPTEQMASGKEVNLAGAENTEPKPTEQMVTGKEVNLAETKNLVEGAENTVPKPTEQMASGKEVNLAGAENTVPKPTEQMASGKEVNLAGAENTVPKPTEQMASGKEVNLAGAENTVPKPTEQMAAGKEVNLAETKNLIEGAENTVPKPTKQMAAGKEVNLADWHQVKGFKVPSENIILDIKTVHPAIRISKGKRAIYVKEKDTENPSMRMHLHVFCVESFSSGQHYWEVRVKEQKVQKLSWYVGVARENVKRRSIVPLTPQNGFWILSYDKEKGFHVNTDPQTPITVAEITIVGVFLDCDRHTLSFYNVDTESLLYTFTDVTTSNYFPVFSPGQRDKTPMRILE, translated from the exons ATGGTCACTGGAAAAGAAGTTAATCTGGCAG CAGAGACAAAAAACCTAGTTGAAG GGGCAGAAAACACAGTGCCGAAACCTACCGAACAGATGGTCACTGGAAAAGAAGTTAATCTGGCAG GGGCAGAAAACACAGAGCCGAAACCTACCGAACAGATGGTCACTGGAAAAGAAGTTAATCTGGCAG GGGCAGAAAACACAGTGCCGAAACCTACCGAACAGATGGCCTCTGGAAAAGAAGTTAATCTGGCAG GGGCAGAAAACACAGAGCCGAAACCTACCGAACAGATGGTCACTGGAAAAGAAGTTAATCTGGCAG AGACAAAAAACCTAGTTGAAG GGGCAGAAAACACAGTGCCGAAACCTACCGAACAGATGGCCTCTGGAAAAGAAGTTAATCTGGCAG GGGCAGAAAACACAGTGCCGAAACCTACCGAACAGATGGCCTCTGGAAAAGAAGTTAATCTGGCAG GGGCAGAAAACACAGTGCCGAAACCTACCGAACAGATGGCCTCTGGAAAAGAAGTTAATCTGGCAG GGGCAGAAAACACAGTGCCGAAACCTACCGAACAGATGGCTGCTGGAAAAGAAGTTAATCTGGCAG AGACAAAAAACCTAATTGAAG GGGCAGAAAACACAGTGCCAAAACCTACCAAACAGATGGCCGCTGGAAAAGAAGTTAATCTGGCAG ATTGGCACCAGGTGAAAGGATTCAAAG TTCCATCAGAGAACATCATTCTGGATATAAAGACTGTGCACCCTGCTATTAGAATCAGTAAAGGAAAGCGGGCTATTTACGTAAAAGAAAAAGATACAGAAAACCCCTCTATGAGAATGCATCTCCATGTATTTTGTGTAGAGAGTTTCAGTTCAGGACAACACTATTGGGAAGTGAGGGTAAAGGAACAAAAAGTCCAAAAACTGTCATGGTATGTTGGTGTGGCCAGAGAAAATGTTAAGAGAAGATCTATTGTTCCTTTAACTCCACAGAATGGATTTTGGATTCTTTCTTATGATAAAGAAAAGGGTTTCCATGTCAATACTGACCCTCAAACACCGATAACTGTGGCAGAGATCACTATAGTGGGAGTGTTTCTAGACTGTGACAGACACACTCTGTCTTTTTATAATGTTGATACAGAGTCACTTCTCTACACATTTACTGATGTGACGACATCAAACTACTTTCCTGTGTTCAGCCCAGGACAACGTGACAAAACCCCAATGAGAATATTGGAATGA
- the LOC121587454 gene encoding E3 ubiquitin-protein ligase TRIM69 isoform X6 → MVTGKEVNLAAETKNLVEGAENTVPKPTEQMVTGKEVNLAGAENTEPKPTEQMVTGKEVNLAGAENTVPKPTEQMASGKEVNLAGAENTEPKPTEQMVTGKEVNLAGAENTVPKPTEQMASGKEVNLAGAENTVPKPTEQMASGKEVNLAGAENTVPKPTEQMASGKEVNLAGAENTVPKPTEQMAAGKEVNLAETKNLIEGAENTVPKPTKQMAAGKEVNLADWHQVKGFKVPSENIILDIKTVHPAIRISKGKRAIYVKEKDTENPSMRMHLHVFCVESFSSGQHYWEVRVKEQKVQKLSWYVGVARENVKRRSIVPLTPQNGFWILSYDKEKGFHVNTDPQTPITVAEITIVGVFLDCDRHTLSFYNVDTESLLYTFTDVTTSNYFPVFSPGQRDKTPMRILE, encoded by the exons ATGGTCACTGGAAAAGAAGTTAATCTGGCAG CAGAGACAAAAAACCTAGTTGAAG GGGCAGAAAACACAGTGCCGAAACCTACCGAACAGATGGTCACTGGAAAAGAAGTTAATCTGGCAG GGGCAGAAAACACAGAGCCGAAACCTACCGAACAGATGGTCACTGGAAAAGAAGTTAATCTGGCAG GGGCAGAAAACACAGTGCCGAAACCTACCGAACAGATGGCCTCTGGAAAAGAAGTTAATCTGGCAG GGGCAGAAAACACAGAGCCGAAACCTACCGAACAGATGGTCACTGGAAAAGAAGTTAATCTGGCAG GGGCAGAAAACACAGTGCCGAAACCTACCGAACAGATGGCCTCTGGAAAAGAAGTTAATCTGGCAG GGGCAGAAAACACAGTGCCGAAACCTACCGAACAGATGGCCTCTGGAAAAGAAGTTAATCTGGCAG GGGCAGAAAACACAGTGCCGAAACCTACCGAACAGATGGCCTCTGGAAAAGAAGTTAATCTGGCAG GGGCAGAAAACACAGTGCCGAAACCTACCGAACAGATGGCTGCTGGAAAAGAAGTTAATCTGGCAG AGACAAAAAACCTAATTGAAG GGGCAGAAAACACAGTGCCAAAACCTACCAAACAGATGGCCGCTGGAAAAGAAGTTAATCTGGCAG ATTGGCACCAGGTGAAAGGATTCAAAG TTCCATCAGAGAACATCATTCTGGATATAAAGACTGTGCACCCTGCTATTAGAATCAGTAAAGGAAAGCGGGCTATTTACGTAAAAGAAAAAGATACAGAAAACCCCTCTATGAGAATGCATCTCCATGTATTTTGTGTAGAGAGTTTCAGTTCAGGACAACACTATTGGGAAGTGAGGGTAAAGGAACAAAAAGTCCAAAAACTGTCATGGTATGTTGGTGTGGCCAGAGAAAATGTTAAGAGAAGATCTATTGTTCCTTTAACTCCACAGAATGGATTTTGGATTCTTTCTTATGATAAAGAAAAGGGTTTCCATGTCAATACTGACCCTCAAACACCGATAACTGTGGCAGAGATCACTATAGTGGGAGTGTTTCTAGACTGTGACAGACACACTCTGTCTTTTTATAATGTTGATACAGAGTCACTTCTCTACACATTTACTGATGTGACGACATCAAACTACTTTCCTGTGTTCAGCCCAGGACAACGTGACAAAACCCCAATGAGAATATTGGAATGA
- the LOC121587454 gene encoding butyrophilin subfamily 1 member A1 isoform X2: MVTGKEVNLAETKNLVEGAENTVPKPTEQMVTGKEVNLAGAENTEPKPTEQMVTGKEVNLAGAENTVPKPTEQMASGKEVNLAGAENTEPKPTEQMVTGKEVNLAAETKNLVEGAENTVPKPTEQMASGKEVNLAGAENTVPKPTEQMASGKEVNLAGAENTVPKPTEQMASGKEVNLAGAENTVPKPTEQMAAGKEVNLAETKNLIEGAENTVPKPTKQMAAGKEVNLADWHQVKGFKVPSENIILDIKTVHPAIRISKGKRAIYVKEKDTENPSMRMHLHVFCVESFSSGQHYWEVRVKEQKVQKLSWYVGVARENVKRRSIVPLTPQNGFWILSYDKEKGFHVNTDPQTPITVAEITIVGVFLDCDRHTLSFYNVDTESLLYTFTDVTTSNYFPVFSPGQRDKTPMRILE, translated from the exons ATGGTCACTGGAAAAGAAGTTAATCTGGCAG AGACAAAAAACCTAGTTGAAG GGGCAGAAAACACAGTGCCGAAACCTACCGAACAGATGGTCACTGGAAAAGAAGTTAATCTGGCAG GGGCAGAAAACACAGAGCCGAAACCTACCGAACAGATGGTCACTGGAAAAGAAGTTAATCTGGCAG GGGCAGAAAACACAGTGCCGAAACCTACCGAACAGATGGCCTCTGGAAAAGAAGTTAATCTGGCAG GGGCAGAAAACACAGAGCCGAAACCTACCGAACAGATGGTCACTGGAAAAGAAGTTAATCTGGCAG CAGAGACAAAAAACCTAGTTGAAG GGGCAGAAAACACAGTGCCGAAACCTACCGAACAGATGGCCTCTGGAAAAGAAGTTAATCTGGCAG GGGCAGAAAACACAGTGCCGAAACCTACCGAACAGATGGCCTCTGGAAAAGAAGTTAATCTGGCAG GGGCAGAAAACACAGTGCCGAAACCTACCGAACAGATGGCCTCTGGAAAAGAAGTTAATCTGGCAG GGGCAGAAAACACAGTGCCGAAACCTACCGAACAGATGGCTGCTGGAAAAGAAGTTAATCTGGCAG AGACAAAAAACCTAATTGAAG GGGCAGAAAACACAGTGCCAAAACCTACCAAACAGATGGCCGCTGGAAAAGAAGTTAATCTGGCAG ATTGGCACCAGGTGAAAGGATTCAAAG TTCCATCAGAGAACATCATTCTGGATATAAAGACTGTGCACCCTGCTATTAGAATCAGTAAAGGAAAGCGGGCTATTTACGTAAAAGAAAAAGATACAGAAAACCCCTCTATGAGAATGCATCTCCATGTATTTTGTGTAGAGAGTTTCAGTTCAGGACAACACTATTGGGAAGTGAGGGTAAAGGAACAAAAAGTCCAAAAACTGTCATGGTATGTTGGTGTGGCCAGAGAAAATGTTAAGAGAAGATCTATTGTTCCTTTAACTCCACAGAATGGATTTTGGATTCTTTCTTATGATAAAGAAAAGGGTTTCCATGTCAATACTGACCCTCAAACACCGATAACTGTGGCAGAGATCACTATAGTGGGAGTGTTTCTAGACTGTGACAGACACACTCTGTCTTTTTATAATGTTGATACAGAGTCACTTCTCTACACATTTACTGATGTGACGACATCAAACTACTTTCCTGTGTTCAGCCCAGGACAACGTGACAAAACCCCAATGAGAATATTGGAATGA
- the LOC121587454 gene encoding E3 ubiquitin-protein ligase TRIM69 isoform X5: MVTGKEVNLAGAENTVPKPTEQMVTGKEVNLAGAENTEPKPTEQMVTGKEVNLAGAENTVPKPTEQMASGKEVNLAGAENTEPKPTEQMVTGKEVNLAAETKNLVEGAENTVPKPTEQMASGKEVNLAGAENTVPKPTEQMASGKEVNLAGAENTVPKPTEQMASGKEVNLAGAENTVPKPTEQMAAGKEVNLAETKNLIEGAENTVPKPTKQMAAGKEVNLADWHQVKGFKVPSENIILDIKTVHPAIRISKGKRAIYVKEKDTENPSMRMHLHVFCVESFSSGQHYWEVRVKEQKVQKLSWYVGVARENVKRRSIVPLTPQNGFWILSYDKEKGFHVNTDPQTPITVAEITIVGVFLDCDRHTLSFYNVDTESLLYTFTDVTTSNYFPVFSPGQRDKTPMRILE, translated from the exons ATGGTCACTGGAAAAGAAGTTAATCTGGCAG GGGCAGAAAACACAGTGCCGAAACCTACCGAACAGATGGTCACTGGAAAAGAAGTTAATCTGGCAG GGGCAGAAAACACAGAGCCGAAACCTACCGAACAGATGGTCACTGGAAAAGAAGTTAATCTGGCAG GGGCAGAAAACACAGTGCCGAAACCTACCGAACAGATGGCCTCTGGAAAAGAAGTTAATCTGGCAG GGGCAGAAAACACAGAGCCGAAACCTACCGAACAGATGGTCACTGGAAAAGAAGTTAATCTGGCAG CAGAGACAAAAAACCTAGTTGAAG GGGCAGAAAACACAGTGCCGAAACCTACCGAACAGATGGCCTCTGGAAAAGAAGTTAATCTGGCAG GGGCAGAAAACACAGTGCCGAAACCTACCGAACAGATGGCCTCTGGAAAAGAAGTTAATCTGGCAG GGGCAGAAAACACAGTGCCGAAACCTACCGAACAGATGGCCTCTGGAAAAGAAGTTAATCTGGCAG GGGCAGAAAACACAGTGCCGAAACCTACCGAACAGATGGCTGCTGGAAAAGAAGTTAATCTGGCAG AGACAAAAAACCTAATTGAAG GGGCAGAAAACACAGTGCCAAAACCTACCAAACAGATGGCCGCTGGAAAAGAAGTTAATCTGGCAG ATTGGCACCAGGTGAAAGGATTCAAAG TTCCATCAGAGAACATCATTCTGGATATAAAGACTGTGCACCCTGCTATTAGAATCAGTAAAGGAAAGCGGGCTATTTACGTAAAAGAAAAAGATACAGAAAACCCCTCTATGAGAATGCATCTCCATGTATTTTGTGTAGAGAGTTTCAGTTCAGGACAACACTATTGGGAAGTGAGGGTAAAGGAACAAAAAGTCCAAAAACTGTCATGGTATGTTGGTGTGGCCAGAGAAAATGTTAAGAGAAGATCTATTGTTCCTTTAACTCCACAGAATGGATTTTGGATTCTTTCTTATGATAAAGAAAAGGGTTTCCATGTCAATACTGACCCTCAAACACCGATAACTGTGGCAGAGATCACTATAGTGGGAGTGTTTCTAGACTGTGACAGACACACTCTGTCTTTTTATAATGTTGATACAGAGTCACTTCTCTACACATTTACTGATGTGACGACATCAAACTACTTTCCTGTGTTCAGCCCAGGACAACGTGACAAAACCCCAATGAGAATATTGGAATGA
- the LOC121587454 gene encoding E3 ubiquitin-protein ligase TRIM39 isoform X7 yields MVTGKEVNLAAETKNLVEGAENTVPKPTEQMVTGKEVNLAGAENTEPKPTEQMVTGKEVNLAGAENTVPKPTEQMASGKEVNLAGAENTVPKPTEQMASGKEVNLAGAENTVPKPTEQMASGKEVNLAGAENTVPKPTEQMASGKEVNLAGAENTVPKPTEQMAAGKEVNLAETKNLIEGAENTVPKPTKQMAAGKEVNLADWHQVKGFKVPSENIILDIKTVHPAIRISKGKRAIYVKEKDTENPSMRMHLHVFCVESFSSGQHYWEVRVKEQKVQKLSWYVGVARENVKRRSIVPLTPQNGFWILSYDKEKGFHVNTDPQTPITVAEITIVGVFLDCDRHTLSFYNVDTESLLYTFTDVTTSNYFPVFSPGQRDKTPMRILE; encoded by the exons ATGGTCACTGGAAAAGAAGTTAATCTGGCAG CAGAGACAAAAAACCTAGTTGAAG GGGCAGAAAACACAGTGCCGAAACCTACCGAACAGATGGTCACTGGAAAAGAAGTTAATCTGGCAG GGGCAGAAAACACAGAGCCGAAACCTACCGAACAGATGGTCACTGGAAAAGAAGTTAATCTGGCAG GGGCAGAAAACACAGTGCCGAAACCTACCGAACAGATGGCCTCTGGAAAAGAAGTTAATCTGGCAG GGGCAGAAAACACAGTGCCGAAACCTACCGAACAGATGGCCTCTGGAAAAGAAGTTAATCTGGCAG GGGCAGAAAACACAGTGCCGAAACCTACCGAACAGATGGCCTCTGGAAAAGAAGTTAATCTGGCAG GGGCAGAAAACACAGTGCCGAAACCTACCGAACAGATGGCCTCTGGAAAAGAAGTTAATCTGGCAG GGGCAGAAAACACAGTGCCGAAACCTACCGAACAGATGGCTGCTGGAAAAGAAGTTAATCTGGCAG AGACAAAAAACCTAATTGAAG GGGCAGAAAACACAGTGCCAAAACCTACCAAACAGATGGCCGCTGGAAAAGAAGTTAATCTGGCAG ATTGGCACCAGGTGAAAGGATTCAAAG TTCCATCAGAGAACATCATTCTGGATATAAAGACTGTGCACCCTGCTATTAGAATCAGTAAAGGAAAGCGGGCTATTTACGTAAAAGAAAAAGATACAGAAAACCCCTCTATGAGAATGCATCTCCATGTATTTTGTGTAGAGAGTTTCAGTTCAGGACAACACTATTGGGAAGTGAGGGTAAAGGAACAAAAAGTCCAAAAACTGTCATGGTATGTTGGTGTGGCCAGAGAAAATGTTAAGAGAAGATCTATTGTTCCTTTAACTCCACAGAATGGATTTTGGATTCTTTCTTATGATAAAGAAAAGGGTTTCCATGTCAATACTGACCCTCAAACACCGATAACTGTGGCAGAGATCACTATAGTGGGAGTGTTTCTAGACTGTGACAGACACACTCTGTCTTTTTATAATGTTGATACAGAGTCACTTCTCTACACATTTACTGATGTGACGACATCAAACTACTTTCCTGTGTTCAGCCCAGGACAACGTGACAAAACCCCAATGAGAATATTGGAATGA
- the LOC121587454 gene encoding butyrophilin subfamily 1 member A1 isoform X1, with translation MVTGKEVNLAAETKNLVEGAENTVPKPTEQMVTGKEVNLAGAENTEPKPTEQMVTGKEVNLAGAENTVPKPTEQMASGKEVNLAGAENTEPKPTEQMVTGKEVNLAAETKNLVEGAENTVPKPTEQMASGKEVNLAGAENTVPKPTEQMASGKEVNLAGAENTVPKPTEQMASGKEVNLAGAENTVPKPTEQMAAGKEVNLAETKNLIEGAENTVPKPTKQMAAGKEVNLADWHQVKGFKVPSENIILDIKTVHPAIRISKGKRAIYVKEKDTENPSMRMHLHVFCVESFSSGQHYWEVRVKEQKVQKLSWYVGVARENVKRRSIVPLTPQNGFWILSYDKEKGFHVNTDPQTPITVAEITIVGVFLDCDRHTLSFYNVDTESLLYTFTDVTTSNYFPVFSPGQRDKTPMRILE, from the exons ATGGTCACTGGAAAAGAAGTTAATCTGGCAG CAGAGACAAAAAACCTAGTTGAAG GGGCAGAAAACACAGTGCCGAAACCTACCGAACAGATGGTCACTGGAAAAGAAGTTAATCTGGCAG GGGCAGAAAACACAGAGCCGAAACCTACCGAACAGATGGTCACTGGAAAAGAAGTTAATCTGGCAG GGGCAGAAAACACAGTGCCGAAACCTACCGAACAGATGGCCTCTGGAAAAGAAGTTAATCTGGCAG GGGCAGAAAACACAGAGCCGAAACCTACCGAACAGATGGTCACTGGAAAAGAAGTTAATCTGGCAG CAGAGACAAAAAACCTAGTTGAAG GGGCAGAAAACACAGTGCCGAAACCTACCGAACAGATGGCCTCTGGAAAAGAAGTTAATCTGGCAG GGGCAGAAAACACAGTGCCGAAACCTACCGAACAGATGGCCTCTGGAAAAGAAGTTAATCTGGCAG GGGCAGAAAACACAGTGCCGAAACCTACCGAACAGATGGCCTCTGGAAAAGAAGTTAATCTGGCAG GGGCAGAAAACACAGTGCCGAAACCTACCGAACAGATGGCTGCTGGAAAAGAAGTTAATCTGGCAG AGACAAAAAACCTAATTGAAG GGGCAGAAAACACAGTGCCAAAACCTACCAAACAGATGGCCGCTGGAAAAGAAGTTAATCTGGCAG ATTGGCACCAGGTGAAAGGATTCAAAG TTCCATCAGAGAACATCATTCTGGATATAAAGACTGTGCACCCTGCTATTAGAATCAGTAAAGGAAAGCGGGCTATTTACGTAAAAGAAAAAGATACAGAAAACCCCTCTATGAGAATGCATCTCCATGTATTTTGTGTAGAGAGTTTCAGTTCAGGACAACACTATTGGGAAGTGAGGGTAAAGGAACAAAAAGTCCAAAAACTGTCATGGTATGTTGGTGTGGCCAGAGAAAATGTTAAGAGAAGATCTATTGTTCCTTTAACTCCACAGAATGGATTTTGGATTCTTTCTTATGATAAAGAAAAGGGTTTCCATGTCAATACTGACCCTCAAACACCGATAACTGTGGCAGAGATCACTATAGTGGGAGTGTTTCTAGACTGTGACAGACACACTCTGTCTTTTTATAATGTTGATACAGAGTCACTTCTCTACACATTTACTGATGTGACGACATCAAACTACTTTCCTGTGTTCAGCCCAGGACAACGTGACAAAACCCCAATGAGAATATTGGAATGA